The Penaeus chinensis breed Huanghai No. 1 chromosome 39, ASM1920278v2, whole genome shotgun sequence genome has a segment encoding these proteins:
- the LOC125046695 gene encoding uncharacterized protein LOC125046695: MHSFVVILAWAAVGGAWAWSSSEVSCASCGSECQDACGTRNFRACCFNFQRRRRAEALPHSVLSGDGVDSAALQGVLRQMIDAPQNPRLPQAIRPLSRPLDVSPADHGAAGFRETPSLSSFMSSLLQESSEEEGDDTAVVTDGRTEEDDAAASLGDGLSLSRLVAVGMRRPPAPRHAGPPRLLLRQPLRLRYPPSTSRK, from the exons ATGCACTCGTTCGTTGTGATCCTTG cATGGGCGGCCGTGGGCGGGGCATGGGCGTGGAGCAGCAGCGAAGTATCGTGCGCCTCGTGTGGCTCCGAGTGCCAAGACGCCTGTGGCACTAGGAACTTCAGAGCCTGCTGCTTCAACTTCCAGCGACGTCGAAGGGCGGAGGCGCTCCCGCACAG CGTCCTGAGCGGCGACGGCGTGGACTCCGCAGCCCTCCAGGGAGTCCTGCGCCAGATGATCGACGCCCCCCAGAACCCTCGGCTCCCCCAGGCCATCCGCCCCCTCTCGCGCCCCCTGGACGTCTCCCCTGCAGATCACGGCGCCGCGGGCTTCAGAGAGAcgccctccttgtcctccttcatGAGCAGCCTCCTGCAGGAATCCAGCGAGGAAGAGGGCGACGACACGGCAGTCGTAACGGACGGCAGGACCGAGGAGGATGACGCGGCCGCGAGCCTCGGCGACGGCCTCAGCCTCTCCCGCCTCGTCGCCGTCGGGATgcgccgcccccccgccccccggcaTGCGGGTCCCCCTCGTCTCCTGCTGCGCCAGCCCCTCCGCCTCCGGTACCCCCCTTCGACCTCCAGAAAGTAG